The [Clostridium] scindens ATCC 35704 nucleotide sequence TGATGCGCCGATTCGACCCCGGCATGGGAATCTTCTACTGTCATGGCTTCCCCGGAAGACACTTCTGCCAGTTCCAGAACTTTTAGATAAATGTCAGGAGCAGGCTTCTTCTTTTCTGCCTCGTCACCAGAAACAGTATAGTCAAATAGATGTTCTATTTTCAGAAGTCTTAACGCGTCATTGACAAGCATACGGGTAGAAGACGATGCCAGCCCGATTTTCATTCCTTTGTCCCTGGCTTCCTGTATAATATCCAGAAGCCCTTCTGACGGCTGAACATGGTTCGTTTCAATCTGCTCTGCCACAAGCTGGTACTGCCTTGCCTCCAGCTCATACGGGGCTCCCTCCAGAGCGCAATTTTCAAGCACTTTTCTCCAGAATCCGCTTGACGATTTCCCGACAGGATCCGGCATTTTCTCACTCATATTAATCTTAAGTTCCCTAAACATTCT carries:
- a CDS encoding HAD family hydrolase encodes the protein MEERKLLIFDMDGVILDSEPLHENARQRMFRELKINMSEKMPDPVGKSSSGFWRKVLENCALEGAPYELEARQYQLVAEQIETNHVQPSEGLLDIIQEARDKGMKIGLASSSTRMLVNDALRLLKIEHLFDYTVSGDEAEKKKPAPDIYLKVLELAEVSSGEAMTVEDSHAGVESAHQAGIFCYGYRNPTSGPQDISQADRIINHLGEIIV